One window from the genome of Brachionichthys hirsutus isolate HB-005 chromosome 19, CSIRO-AGI_Bhir_v1, whole genome shotgun sequence encodes:
- the LOC137908558 gene encoding solute carrier family 46 member 2-like, producing MVVSCLAVFTVLRQIEPLLLLEQLGASFFYAALQMVVKDRSVNASCPVNPNASQPTEESQQKFISDFYMIYYLILQVAPILPAVLLAKIGDRGWRKAPIVVPLFGYFQCSLTLLLVVLFNLPMEVMFGAAALFGLSGGFCAFWSGVMTLISLGSTADDRSKAMMRMELLYASTGLVANLASGHLFLMYSSRLGRGTFLLCVSTLFNLMCLIHSFVLLQVKQITNQESEENRQLISDASLRVPTEASGGINKVNVVLLFAAAMLYISGYDGSVDMLPTFVMKEPLNWNATQMGYGNAAGSVIVLTSFLAVIVFRRCCSDSMLILIGMLSFASGIFFMSFVTTTYMFFLARSLNMFALIPVPMIRSLLSQEVPASSYGITLTSLQVSLKVAGLAYIPAFTKIYQKTLSWFPGFIFTLSATLTVLAMIPISIVGCRSSRHEICGKWQNRHHHKQ from the exons ATGGTCGTGTCGTGTCTGGCGGTCTTCACGGTTCTCCGGCAGATAGAgccgctcctcctgctggagcagctgggcGCAAGTTTCTTCTACGCCGCCCTTCAGATGGTGGTCAAGGACCGGTCCGTGAACGCCTCCTGTCCCGTTAATCCCAATGCGTCCCAACCCACGGAGGAGAGCCAGCAGAAGTTCATATCGGACTTCTACATGATCTACTACCTCATCCTCCAGGTGGCTCCGATCCTGCCTGCGGTGCTCCTGGCCAAGATAGGAGACCGCGGCTGGAGGAAAGCCCCCATCGTGGTGCCCCTGTTCGGGTACTTCCAGTGCAGTCTCACGCTGCTCCTGGTGGTTCTGTTCAACCTCCCGATGGAGGTGATGTTCGGCGCGGCGGCTCTCTTCGGGTTGTCCGGCGGCTTCTGCGCCTTCTGGTCCGGCGTGATGACACTGATTTCTCTCGGCTCCACGGCGGACGACCGATCCAAG GCAATGATGAGAATGGAGCTGCTGTACGCATCAACAGGCCTGGTGGCCAACCTGGCGTCGGGTCATCTGTTCCTGATGTACAGCTCCCGTTTGGGACGCGGGACGTTCCTGCTCTGTGTGAGCACACTGTTCAACCTGATGTGTCTCATTCACTCTTTCGTCCtgctacag GTTAAACAAATAACCAATCAAGAGTCCGAGGAAAACCGACAGCTCATTTCTGATGCCTCCCTCCGTGTTCCAACGGAAGCTTCTGGTGGGATAAACAAGGTCAACGTGGTTCTGCTCTTTGCAGCAGCCATGTTGTACATATCTGGATATGATGGCTCCGTAGACATGCTGCCCACATTTGTGATGAAGGAGCCGCTCAACTGGAATGCCACTCAG ATGGGTTATGGAAATGCAGCCGGCTCTGTGATTGTCCTCACCAGTTTCCTGGCTGTCATTGTGTTTCGTCGCTGCTGCAGCGACAGCATGCTAATCCTGATCGGCATGCTGTCGTTCGCCTCCGGAATATTCTTCATGTCCTTCGTTACAACAACCTACATGTTCTTCCTCG CTCGTTCTCTCAACATGTTTGCTCTCATCCCGGTTCCCATGATCAGATCTCTGCTCTCACAGGAGGTTCCAGCATCCTCATATG GCATCACTCTCACCTCCCTCCAGGTGTCGCTGAAGGTTGCCGGTCTGGCATACATTCCTGCTTTCACTAAGATCTACCAGAAAACACTGAGCTGGTTCCCAGGATTCATCTTCACTCTATCTGCCACCTTAACAGTCCTGGCGATGATCCCCATCAg TATCGTCGGCTGTAGATCATCTCGGCATGAGATTTGTGGAAAATGGCAGAACCGACATCATCACAAGCAGTGA
- the LOC137908559 gene encoding solute carrier family 46 member 2-like — protein sequence MVVKDRSVNASYPNASQPTEESQQKFISDFYMIYYLILQVAPILPAVLLAKMGDRGWRKAPIVVPLFGYFQCSLTLLLVVLFNLPMEVMFGAGTIFGLSGSFCAFWSGVMTVTSVGCTADDRSKVLMRVELLYGLVGVAANLVSGHLFLLCSSSLGRGTVQLAVSALMFVFCFIHVVVLLQVKEIKQEPEEICPALSNDPGVRVEAPAGTNKVNMVLLFAAAVLYGTANYGSMDLQGTFVMKEPLNWNATQLGYGNAASSVIFFTSFLGVVVFRRCVSEIVIILIGMVSFASGMIFMSFVKATYMFYIARFLNMFELIPLPTIRSLLSQQVPASSCGITLTSLQVSLKVAGLAYIPAFTKIYQKTLSWFPGFIFTLSATLTVLAMIPISIIGCRSAQNHQNVTIRRKWWKRHQPHTST from the exons ATGGTGGTCAAGGACCGGTCCGTGAACGCATCATATCCCAATGCGTCCCAACCCACGGAGGAGAGCCAGCAGAAGTTCATATCGGACTTCTACATGATCTACTACCTCATCCTCCAGGTGGCTCCGATCCTGCCTGCGGTGCTCCTGGCCAAGATGGGAGACCGCGGCTGGAGGAAAGCCCCCATCGTGGTGCCCCTGTTCGGGTACTTCCAGTGCAGTCTCACGCTGCTCCTGGTGGTTCTGTTCAACCTCCCGATGGAGGTGATGTTCGGCGCCGGAACAATCTTCGGGTTGTCCGGCAGTTTCTGCGCCTTCTGGTCCGGCGTGATGACGGTGACTTCGGTCGGCTGCACGGCGGACGACAGATCCAAG GTGCTGATGAGGGTGGAGCTGCTGTATGGGTTAGTAGGTGTAGCAGCCAACCTGGTGTCCGGTCATCTGTTCCTGTTGTGCAGCTCCAGTTTGGGACGTGGGACTGTCCAGCTCGCTGTGAGCGCCCTGATGTTCGTGTTCTGTTTCATTCATGTTGtagtcctgctgcag GTTAAAGAAATCAAACAAGAGCCGGAGGAGATCTGTCCAGCCCTCTCTAATGACCCCGGCGTTCGGGTGGAGGCTCCTGCTGGAACAAACAAGGTGAACATGGTTCTGCTTTTTGCAGCCGCTGTCTTGTACGGCACTGCAAATTATGGATCCATGGATCTGCAGGGCACGTTTGTGATGAAGGAGCCGCTCAACTGGAATGCCACTCAG ttgGGTTATGGAAATGCAGCAAGCTCTGTGATATTCTTCACCAGTTTCCTGGGTGTCGTTGTGTTTCGTCGTTGCGTCAGTGAAATCGTGATCATCCTGATCGGAATGGTGTCGTTTGCCTCGGGAATGATCTTCATGTCCTTTGTAAAAGCGACCTACATGTTCTACATCG CTCGTTTTCTCAACATGTTTGAACTCATCCCCTTACCCACTATCAGATCGCTGCTCTCCCAGCAGGTTCCAGCATCCTCGTGTG GCATCACTCTCACCTCCCTCCAGGTGTCTCTGAAGGTTGCCGGTCTGGCATACATTCCTGCTTTCACTAAGATCTACCAGAAAACACTGAGCTGGTTCCCAGGATTCATCTTCACTCTCTCTGCCACCTTAACAGTCCTGGCGATGATCCCCAtcag TATCATCGGCTGTAGATCAGCTCAGAATCATCAGAATGTGACGATTCGGCGTAAATGGTGGAAACGACATCAACCGCATACGTCAACATAA
- the LOC137908819 gene encoding solute carrier family 46 member 2-like yields the protein MLVSCLRSIEPLLLLEQLGASFFYGAFQMVVKDRSVNASYPNASQPTEESQQKFISDFYMIYFLILQVAPIPPAVLLAKMGDRGWRKAPIVVPLFGYFQCSLTLLLVVLFNLPMEVMFGAGTIFGLSGSFCAFWSGVMTVTSVGCTAADRSKVLMRVELLYGLVGVAANLVSGHLFLLCSSSLGRGTVQLAVSALMFVFCFIHVVVLLQKSNKSRRRSVQPLNWNATQLGYGNAASSVIFFTSFLGVVVFRRCVSEIVIILIGVVSFASGMYFMSFITSTYMYYIARFLNMFELIPLPTIRSLLSQQVPASSCGITLTSLQVFLKVAGLAYIPAFTKIYQKTLSWFPGFIFTLSATLTVLAMIPISIIGCRSAQNHQNVTIRRKWWKRHQPHTST from the exons ATGCTCGTGTCGTGTCTCCGCAGCATAGAGCCGcttctcctgctggagcagctgggcGCAAGTTTCTTCTACGGCGCATTTCAGATGGTGGTCAAGGACCGGTCCGTGAACGCATCATATCCCAATGCGTCCCAACCCACGGAGGAGAGCCAGCAGAAGTTCATATCGGACTTCTACATGATCTACTTCCTCATCCTCCAGGTGGCTCCGATCCCGCCTGCGGTGCTCCTGGCCAAGATGGGAGACCGCGGCTGGAGGAAAGCCCCCATCGTGGTGCCCCTGTTCGGGTACTTCCAGTGCAGTCTCACGCTGCTCCTGGTGGTTCTGTTCAACCTCCCGATGGAGGTGATGTTCGGCGCCGGAACAATCTTCGGGTTGTCCGGCAGTTTCTGCGCCTTCTGGTCCGGCGTGATGACGGTGACTTCGGTCGGCTGCACGGCGGCCGACAGATCCAAG GTGCTGATGAGGGTGGAGCTGCTGTATGGGCTGGTAGGTGTAGCAGCCAACCTGGTGTCCGGTCATCTGTTCCTGTTGTGCAGCTCCAGTTTGGGACGTGGGACTGTCCAGCTCGCTGTGAGCGCCCTGATGTTCGTGTTCTGTTTCATTCACGTTGtagtcctgctgcag AAATCAAACAAGAGCCGGAGGAGATCTGTCCAGCCGCTCAACTGGAATGCCACTCAG ttGGGTTATGGAAATGCAGCAAGCTCTGTGATATTCTTCACCAGTTTCCTGGGTGTCGTTGTGTTTCGTCGTTGCGTCAGTGAAATCGTGATCATCCTGATCGGAGTGGTGTCGTTTGCCTCGGGAATGTACTTCATGTCCTTCATAACATCGACCTACATGTACTACATCG CTCGTTTTCTCAACATGTTTGAACTCATCCCCTTACCCACCATCAGATCGCTGCTCTCCCAGCAGGTTCCAGCATCCTCGTGTG GCATCACTCTCACCTCCCTCCAGGTGTTTCTGAAGGTTGCCGGTCTGGCATACATTCCTGCTTTCACTAAGATCTACCAGAAAACCCTGAGCTGGTTCCCAGGATTCATCTTCACTCTCTCTGCCACCTTAACAGTCCTGGCGATGATCCCCAtcag TATCATCGGCTGTAGATCAGCTCAGAATCATCAGAATGTGACGATTCGGCGTAAATGGTGGAAACGACATCAACCGCATACGTCAACATAA